The following proteins come from a genomic window of Microbacterium sp. JZ31:
- a CDS encoding sugar-transfer associated ATP-grasp domain-containing protein, giving the protein MSDNRLGLAGKFRYLAERARRIDVKSVAERAREVHEQHGTWTPKVFADMLWSAARHDVAFQDYVDYDFAILSKDERATYMTHPVSMQLAQRFAQKDKRVLFENKIEFNKLFDRFLKREWLIVEAGNADAVRSFAEKHGTFIAKVPVSHMGLGVRRYHAKDVSDWDAFHRGLLERDELLLEEVIRQHDDLAAVCPGTVNTTRITAFFDGTDVHLLAIAQKFGRGAVSDQMSYGGFYTMLHDDGRAFGPGYDSHNHVHEKHPDTDFPIADFRLPLIDEVKAFIDEVARVVPEVPYVGWDVVVSPDGPVLVEGNWGAGVYENKPSVTGIRTGHKPRYRKAIGF; this is encoded by the coding sequence ATGTCTGACAACCGCCTCGGCCTCGCCGGCAAGTTCCGCTACCTCGCCGAGCGCGCCCGCCGCATCGACGTCAAGTCGGTCGCGGAGCGCGCCAGGGAGGTGCACGAGCAGCACGGCACGTGGACGCCGAAGGTGTTCGCCGACATGCTGTGGTCGGCCGCCCGGCACGACGTGGCGTTCCAGGACTACGTCGACTACGACTTCGCGATCTTGTCGAAGGACGAGCGCGCGACGTACATGACCCACCCGGTCTCGATGCAGCTCGCGCAGCGGTTCGCGCAGAAGGACAAGCGCGTCCTGTTCGAGAACAAGATCGAGTTCAACAAGCTGTTCGACCGCTTCCTCAAGCGCGAGTGGCTGATCGTCGAGGCGGGCAACGCCGACGCCGTGCGCTCCTTCGCCGAAAAGCACGGCACGTTCATCGCGAAGGTGCCCGTCAGCCACATGGGGCTGGGCGTGCGCCGCTACCACGCGAAGGACGTCTCGGACTGGGACGCCTTCCACCGCGGTCTGCTCGAGCGCGACGAGCTGCTGCTGGAGGAGGTCATCCGCCAGCACGACGACCTCGCCGCGGTGTGCCCCGGCACGGTGAACACCACGCGCATCACGGCGTTCTTCGACGGCACGGACGTGCACCTCCTTGCGATCGCGCAGAAGTTCGGCCGCGGCGCCGTGAGCGACCAGATGTCGTACGGCGGCTTCTACACGATGCTGCACGACGACGGGCGGGCGTTCGGCCCCGGCTACGACTCGCACAACCACGTGCACGAGAAGCACCCCGACACGGACTTCCCGATCGCGGACTTCCGCCTGCCCCTCATCGACGAGGTCAAGGCCTTCATCGACGAGGTGGCCCGCGTGGTGCCCGAGGTGCCGTACGTCGGCTGGGACGTGGTCGTCAGCCCAGACGGCCCCGTGCTGGTCGAGGGCAACTGGGGCGCCGGCGTCTACGAGAACAAGCCCAGCGTCACGGGTATCCGCACGGGTCACAAGCCGCGCTACCGCAAGGCGATCGGCTTCTGA
- a CDS encoding alanine racemase, which produces MTWPNPRRATPVARVSRSALLSNARLLARDPGAVADLRRDAWGHGIELVAAVVAEAGIRSVAADERDAAAVTSTGLALVQREPSAGELLYGMPGSGGEPALTLAAPVLSTKRLLAGEGVSYGYTHRAQADTRVALIAGGYAEGVVRALGNRVGVELAGDVRPIVGRVAMDVCVIDIGDAPVQPGDEAVYFGSGLVRDGLAAWTTATGLTPAELVCAVGLHVEREVSG; this is translated from the coding sequence GTGACCTGGCCGAACCCCCGGCGGGCGACCCCCGTCGCACGCGTATCGCGCTCGGCCCTCCTCTCCAACGCGCGGCTTCTCGCGCGCGATCCGGGCGCGGTCGCCGACCTGCGGCGCGATGCCTGGGGGCACGGGATCGAGCTCGTCGCGGCGGTCGTCGCGGAGGCGGGCATCCGGTCGGTGGCGGCCGACGAGCGGGATGCGGCCGCCGTCACGTCGACCGGTCTGGCGCTCGTCCAGCGGGAACCGTCCGCCGGCGAGCTGCTCTACGGCATGCCCGGATCGGGCGGTGAGCCCGCACTGACGCTCGCGGCGCCGGTGCTGTCCACCAAGCGCCTGCTGGCCGGCGAGGGCGTCTCGTACGGATACACGCATCGGGCGCAGGCCGATACGCGCGTGGCGCTGATCGCCGGCGGGTATGCGGAGGGCGTCGTGCGCGCGCTCGGGAACCGGGTCGGCGTCGAGCTCGCGGGCGACGTGCGGCCGATCGTCGGGCGCGTGGCGATGGACGTGTGCGTGATCGACATCGGCGACGCCCCGGTGCAGCCGGGCGACGAGGCCGTCTACTTCGGCTCCGGCCTCGTGCGCGACGGGCTCGCCGCCTGGACGACCGCGACCGGTCTGACCCCCGCCGAGCTCGTGTGCGCGGTCGGGCTGCACGTCGAGCGGGAGGTGTCCGGATGA
- a CDS encoding alanine racemase — MTSELRISRARLAANIEAVRTRIAPAELLMVVKDDAYAHGVEAVTAVALDAGVRWFGAIDVRSALRAKVVAGDAARVFCWLTLGAEDATTALAGGLELGVGDADYLERIADVAREVAVVHLKIDTGLHRNGVRPEDWPAFVARAAELEREGRIRVAGIWSHISEASDEDDDVARAAFDAAVEVARAAGLNPEVRHLAASAAGWARAEFRYDLVRVGAFCYGIRSADGPELPGIAPAATLVARVAAVHDGEAEIGLGSLDGLPSSLSGAASVGTPAGARALRRVGLASSVVQAWPGAAVGDEVAVFGPGASGESSSTTLAEAIGTVGEEPVLRVSPLIPRRIVD; from the coding sequence ATGACGAGCGAGCTGCGGATCTCCCGCGCGCGCCTTGCGGCGAACATCGAGGCCGTGCGGACGCGCATCGCACCCGCCGAGCTGCTCATGGTCGTGAAGGACGACGCGTACGCGCACGGGGTCGAGGCGGTCACGGCGGTCGCGCTCGACGCGGGCGTGCGCTGGTTCGGTGCGATCGACGTCCGCAGCGCGCTGCGTGCGAAGGTTGTCGCGGGCGACGCGGCGCGCGTGTTCTGCTGGCTCACGCTCGGCGCCGAGGACGCCACCACCGCGCTGGCGGGCGGTCTCGAGCTCGGTGTCGGGGACGCGGACTACCTCGAGCGGATCGCCGATGTCGCGCGGGAGGTGGCCGTCGTGCATCTGAAGATCGACACGGGGCTGCACCGCAACGGCGTGCGACCCGAGGACTGGCCCGCGTTCGTGGCGCGCGCCGCCGAGCTCGAGCGCGAGGGCCGCATCCGCGTCGCGGGCATCTGGAGCCACATCTCCGAGGCGAGCGACGAGGACGACGACGTCGCTCGCGCCGCGTTCGACGCCGCGGTCGAGGTGGCTCGCGCGGCGGGGCTGAACCCGGAGGTGCGTCACCTCGCCGCGAGCGCGGCCGGCTGGGCGCGCGCGGAGTTCCGGTACGACCTCGTGCGCGTCGGGGCTTTCTGCTACGGCATCCGCTCGGCCGACGGGCCCGAGCTCCCGGGCATCGCGCCCGCCGCGACGCTTGTGGCGCGCGTCGCCGCCGTGCACGACGGCGAGGCGGAGATCGGCCTCGGCTCCCTCGACGGCCTGCCGTCGTCGCTGAGCGGTGCGGCGTCCGTCGGGACGCCGGCGGGGGCGCGGGCGCTGCGACGCGTCGGCCTCGCGTCGAGCGTCGTGCAGGCCTGGCCCGGCGCCGCCGTGGGCGATGAGGTCGCGGTCTTCGGCCCGGGAGCGTCGGGCGAGTCGTCGTCCACGACCCTCGCCGAGGCGATCGGCACGGTCGGCGAGGAGCCTGTTCTGCGCGTGTCGCCGCTCATCCCGCGTCGCATCGTCGACTGA
- a CDS encoding DUF7455 domain-containing protein, which translates to MMTTTTEAPAPSYRLSAMDRCDSCGAQAYIAAEVNGSELLFCAHHGRKYEEKLRAVATSWHDETSRLNEAD; encoded by the coding sequence ATGATGACGACCACGACCGAAGCTCCCGCCCCCTCCTACCGCCTCTCGGCGATGGATCGCTGCGACTCCTGCGGAGCGCAGGCCTACATCGCCGCCGAGGTGAACGGCAGCGAACTGCTGTTCTGCGCCCACCACGGCCGCAAGTACGAGGAGAAGCTGCGCGCCGTCGCCACGTCGTGGCACGACGAGACGTCGCGCCTGAACGAGGCCGACTGA
- a CDS encoding DNA gyrase/topoisomerase IV subunit B, which produces MTAEYSAHHLQVLEGLEAVRKRPGMYIGSNGSPGLMHCLWEIIDNSVDEAVAGNGSRIDVILHADGSVEVRDRGRGVPVDVEPRTGLTGVEVVYTKLHAGGKFGGGSYAASGGLHGVGASVVNALSERLDVEVDRNGKTWAMSFHRGEPGVFADGKGGPRTDAPFTPFEETSQLRVVGKVAKAVTGTRVRYWADRQIFTKDAAFQLDELVTRARQTAFLVPGLEIVIRDERPRAEGDGEPVETSFKYDGGISEFVDFLAVDAPVTDTWRLTGSGTFTETVPMLQPNGHMVSTEVQRECNVDIALRWGTGYETHIRSFVNIISTPKGGTHQQGFEQELLKQLRDQVAANARRLKVGNDKLEKDDVLAGLSAVLTVTVPEPQFEGQTKEVLGTPAVRAIVAKVVRDELKARFASPKRDDKNQTSMLLDKVVAEMKARVSARAHKETQRRKNALESSSLPTKLVDCRTQDVAQSELFIVEGDSALGTAKLARNSEYQALLPIRGKILNVQKASIGDMLSNAECASIIQVVGAGSGRTFDLDAARYGKVIMMSDADVDGAHIRTLLLTLFYRYMRPLVEAGRVFSAVPPLHRIIVINPGSKPNETIYTYSEAELHRLLDKLRKSGKRWQEPIQRYKGLGEMDADQLAETTMMRDGRLLRRVRLEDAEAAGRTFEILMGNEVGPRRDFIVESADRLSRESIDA; this is translated from the coding sequence GTGACCGCCGAGTACTCCGCCCATCATCTCCAGGTTCTGGAAGGCCTCGAGGCCGTCCGCAAGCGCCCGGGCATGTACATCGGCTCGAACGGCTCGCCGGGCCTCATGCACTGCCTGTGGGAGATCATCGACAACTCCGTCGACGAGGCCGTCGCCGGCAACGGATCGCGCATCGACGTCATCCTGCACGCGGACGGCAGCGTCGAGGTGCGCGACCGCGGGCGCGGCGTGCCGGTCGACGTCGAGCCCCGCACGGGACTGACGGGCGTCGAGGTCGTCTACACCAAGCTGCACGCGGGCGGGAAGTTCGGCGGCGGCTCGTACGCCGCATCCGGCGGTCTGCACGGCGTCGGCGCCTCGGTGGTCAACGCGCTCTCCGAGCGCCTCGACGTCGAGGTCGACCGCAACGGCAAGACCTGGGCGATGTCGTTCCACCGCGGCGAGCCCGGCGTGTTCGCGGACGGCAAGGGCGGCCCACGCACGGATGCGCCCTTCACGCCGTTCGAGGAGACGAGCCAGCTGCGCGTCGTCGGTAAGGTCGCGAAGGCCGTCACGGGCACGCGCGTGCGCTATTGGGCCGACCGCCAGATCTTCACGAAGGACGCCGCGTTCCAGCTGGATGAGCTCGTCACGCGCGCCCGCCAGACCGCATTCCTCGTGCCGGGCCTCGAGATCGTCATCCGCGACGAGCGCCCGCGCGCCGAGGGTGACGGCGAGCCGGTCGAGACCTCGTTCAAGTACGACGGCGGCATCTCCGAGTTCGTCGACTTCCTCGCGGTCGATGCACCCGTGACCGACACGTGGCGCCTCACGGGATCGGGCACGTTCACGGAGACCGTCCCGATGCTGCAGCCGAACGGGCACATGGTGTCGACCGAGGTGCAGCGCGAGTGCAACGTCGACATCGCGCTGCGCTGGGGCACCGGGTACGAGACGCACATCCGGTCGTTCGTGAACATCATCTCGACGCCCAAGGGCGGCACGCACCAGCAGGGCTTCGAGCAGGAGCTGCTGAAGCAGCTGCGCGACCAGGTGGCGGCGAACGCGCGCCGGCTCAAGGTCGGGAACGACAAGCTCGAGAAGGACGACGTGCTCGCGGGTCTGAGCGCCGTGCTCACCGTCACGGTGCCCGAGCCGCAGTTCGAGGGCCAGACCAAGGAGGTGCTCGGCACTCCCGCCGTGCGAGCGATCGTGGCGAAGGTCGTGCGCGACGAGCTCAAGGCGCGTTTCGCATCGCCCAAGCGCGACGACAAGAACCAGACGTCGATGCTGCTCGACAAGGTCGTCGCCGAGATGAAGGCGCGCGTGTCGGCGCGCGCCCACAAGGAGACCCAGCGTCGCAAGAACGCGCTCGAGAGCTCGTCCCTGCCGACCAAGCTCGTCGACTGCCGCACGCAGGACGTCGCCCAGTCGGAGCTGTTCATCGTGGAGGGCGACTCGGCGCTCGGCACCGCGAAGCTCGCCCGCAACAGCGAGTACCAGGCGCTGCTGCCGATCCGCGGCAAGATCCTCAACGTGCAGAAGGCGTCGATCGGCGACATGCTCTCGAACGCCGAGTGCGCGTCGATCATCCAGGTCGTGGGCGCCGGCTCCGGCCGCACGTTCGACCTCGACGCGGCGCGCTACGGCAAGGTCATCATGATGAGCGATGCGGATGTCGACGGCGCCCACATCCGCACGCTCCTGCTCACGCTGTTCTACCGCTACATGCGCCCGCTTGTGGAGGCCGGCCGGGTGTTCTCGGCGGTGCCGCCGCTGCACCGGATCATCGTGATCAATCCGGGCTCGAAGCCGAACGAGACGATCTACACCTACAGCGAGGCCGAGCTGCACCGGCTGCTCGACAAGCTGCGCAAGTCGGGCAAGCGCTGGCAGGAGCCGATCCAGCGCTACAAGGGCCTGGGGGAGATGGACGCGGATCAGCTCGCGGAGACCACGATGATGCGCGACGGTCGTCTGCTGCGCCGCGTGCGCCTCGAGGACGCCGAGGCGGCGGGTCGCACATTCGAGATCCTGATGGGCAACGAGGTCGGTCCGCGACGCGACTTCATCGTCGAGTCGGCCGATCGCCTCAGCCGCGAGTCCATCGACGCCTGA
- a CDS encoding uridine kinase: MDALDALVAEIMSATAPPAIVAIDGVDGSGKTTFARELRDRLVRRRSSIIHLDDFLNPPGIRHARGRWSPLGFWLDTYDYPAFRRRIAETPRDTLAIVEGMFLQRDGLAGLWDLSVFLDVPFAETARRMAVRDGTHPDPDHPSMRRYVEGQRLYFAAARPWTRATHVIDNTDPAAPRLIRPRDSFAGRDGRG, translated from the coding sequence GTGGACGCCCTCGACGCGCTCGTCGCGGAGATCATGTCGGCGACAGCGCCTCCCGCCATCGTGGCGATCGACGGCGTCGATGGCAGTGGAAAGACGACGTTCGCCCGCGAACTGCGCGATCGTCTCGTGAGACGGCGCTCCAGCATCATCCATCTCGACGACTTCCTCAATCCGCCCGGGATCCGTCACGCGCGCGGGCGCTGGTCACCGCTCGGCTTCTGGCTCGACACCTACGACTACCCGGCATTCCGTCGGCGCATAGCGGAGACGCCGCGTGACACGCTCGCGATCGTCGAGGGCATGTTCCTCCAACGCGACGGTCTTGCCGGGCTGTGGGACCTGTCGGTCTTCCTCGACGTCCCTTTCGCCGAAACGGCGCGGCGGATGGCGGTCCGTGACGGAACACATCCCGATCCTGATCACCCCTCGATGCGACGTTATGTCGAAGGCCAGCGGCTGTACTTCGCGGCCGCGCGTCCGTGGACGCGCGCGACGCATGTCATCGACAACACCGATCCTGCGGCGCCCCGGCTCATCCGACCGAGAGACTCCTTCGCCGGCCGCGACGGACGTGGCTGA
- a CDS encoding sulfite exporter TauE/SafE family protein — protein MELLGFVAICVASLVGAVGQRALGMGFGLVTVPVLVLVLGPLPAVTAVNVLGALTSIIVLAQVWRLVQWRRLIWLLLPALAGVVPGILIATSADDAVLKTVVGVLILAGVALSVWMRRSERPLEGDVPVAVTGAVAGLLNGSVGVGAPVLGLYGAVGDWPQRAYAAALQPFFFVLSVTTVVSKTLLDPAGALPWPWWAWLVVSAPLVAGVFLGDRLAGRLPERTARAIILLISLLGGISVLWSGVAALIAG, from the coding sequence ATGGAGCTGCTCGGGTTCGTCGCGATCTGCGTCGCGTCCCTCGTGGGCGCCGTGGGGCAGCGTGCGCTCGGCATGGGCTTCGGCCTGGTGACGGTGCCCGTGCTGGTCCTCGTGCTCGGCCCGCTCCCGGCGGTCACGGCGGTGAACGTGCTGGGCGCGCTCACGTCCATCATCGTGCTGGCGCAGGTATGGCGGCTCGTCCAGTGGCGACGCCTGATCTGGCTGCTGCTTCCGGCGCTCGCCGGCGTCGTGCCGGGCATCCTCATCGCGACGTCGGCCGACGACGCGGTGCTGAAGACGGTCGTGGGCGTGCTGATCCTGGCGGGCGTCGCGCTGTCCGTGTGGATGCGCCGCAGCGAGAGACCCCTCGAGGGCGACGTCCCGGTCGCCGTGACCGGTGCGGTCGCCGGCCTGCTGAACGGCTCCGTGGGCGTGGGCGCCCCGGTGCTCGGCCTGTACGGCGCGGTCGGCGACTGGCCGCAGCGCGCCTATGCCGCCGCGCTTCAGCCGTTCTTCTTCGTGCTCAGCGTCACGACCGTGGTGAGCAAGACGCTCCTCGATCCCGCCGGCGCGCTGCCGTGGCCGTGGTGGGCGTGGCTGGTGGTCAGCGCTCCGCTTGTCGCGGGCGTGTTCCTCGGCGACCGGCTGGCAGGCCGGCTCCCGGAGCGCACCGCGCGCGCGATCATCCTGCTGATCTCGCTGCTCGGCGGAATCTCCGTGCTCTGGTCCGGCGTCGCCGCCCTGATCGCGGGCTGA
- a CDS encoding DNA gyrase/topoisomerase IV subunit A, translating into MARKSSASPSSTEPVDERIEDIDLEQEMQGSYLEYAYSVIYSRALPDARDGLKPVQRRILYQMAEMGLRPDRGHVKSARVVGEVMGKLHPHGDTAIYDALVRLAQNWALRVPLVDGHGNFGSLDDGPAAARYTEARLASPALSLTENLDEDVVDFIPNYDGQFQQPSVLPAAYPNLLVNGASGIAVGMATNMAPHNLSEVVAAATHLLEHPEATTAELMEFVPGPDFPSGGILVGLDGVRDAYETGRGAFKLRGKVSIEQIAPRKTGIVVTQLPYMVGPERVIEKLKDAVQSKKLQGISDVADLTDRNNGLRLVIGVKTGFDPNAVLELLYKLTPLEDSFSINNVALVDGQPRTLGLKELLRVYIDHRLEVVTRRSRYRLDRRRERLHLVSGLLIAILDIDEVIQVIRSSDTSEQARTRLCTVFDLDDVQAEYILELRLRRLTKFSRIELEQERDALLAEIAALEELLGSDVLLRKQVALELDETAEKHATPRRTLLMNGKPAAPRPRKGEPDLQIADGPTTIALSTTGRAVRVEVPEGQLLQAPARRSKHDAILATVTATIRGEAGAITSKGRLVRFHPVDLPSVPANSVQLGVGVKLHDYIGLTDRNERIVGLVRLDDDTPLALGTAQGIVKRIVPSALPPKPELEIIGLKAGDTVVGSAPAADDAELVFVTSDAQLLRFAASAVRPQGAPAGGMAGVKLGAKAEAIFFGAATGDENIVVTVSGSTAAIPGTDTGRAKITDFSEFPAKGRATGGVRAHAFLKGEDRLTLAWVGPDPARAVDPTGAVRKLPESLARRDASGQPLEAVIGSIGRTLR; encoded by the coding sequence ATGGCCCGAAAGTCCTCCGCCTCCCCGAGCTCGACGGAACCGGTCGACGAGCGCATCGAGGACATCGACCTCGAGCAGGAGATGCAGGGGTCGTACCTCGAGTACGCCTACTCGGTCATCTACTCGCGCGCCCTCCCCGACGCGCGCGACGGTCTCAAGCCCGTGCAGCGGCGCATCCTGTACCAGATGGCCGAGATGGGCCTGCGGCCCGACCGCGGCCACGTCAAGAGCGCGCGCGTCGTCGGCGAGGTGATGGGAAAGCTCCACCCGCACGGCGACACCGCGATCTACGACGCGCTCGTGCGTCTCGCGCAGAACTGGGCCCTGCGCGTGCCGCTCGTGGACGGGCACGGCAACTTCGGATCGCTCGACGACGGGCCCGCGGCCGCGCGGTACACGGAGGCGCGCCTCGCCTCCCCCGCCCTGTCGCTGACGGAGAACCTCGACGAGGACGTCGTCGACTTCATCCCGAACTACGACGGCCAGTTCCAGCAGCCGTCCGTGCTACCCGCCGCCTACCCGAACCTGCTCGTGAACGGCGCGAGCGGCATCGCGGTCGGCATGGCGACGAACATGGCGCCGCACAACCTCAGCGAGGTCGTCGCGGCTGCGACGCATCTACTCGAGCACCCCGAGGCGACGACGGCCGAGCTCATGGAGTTCGTGCCCGGACCTGACTTCCCCTCGGGCGGCATCCTCGTCGGGCTCGACGGCGTGCGCGATGCGTACGAGACCGGGCGCGGCGCGTTCAAGCTGCGCGGCAAGGTGTCGATCGAGCAGATCGCGCCGCGCAAGACCGGCATCGTCGTCACGCAGCTGCCGTACATGGTCGGCCCGGAGCGCGTCATCGAGAAGCTCAAGGACGCCGTGCAGTCCAAGAAGCTGCAGGGCATCAGCGACGTCGCCGACCTGACCGACCGCAACAACGGCCTACGCCTCGTGATCGGCGTCAAGACGGGCTTCGACCCGAACGCCGTGCTCGAGCTGCTGTACAAGCTCACGCCGCTGGAGGACTCCTTCAGCATCAACAACGTCGCGCTCGTCGACGGGCAGCCGCGCACGCTCGGGCTCAAGGAGCTGCTGCGCGTCTACATCGACCACCGCCTCGAGGTCGTCACGCGCCGCAGCCGTTATCGCCTGGACCGCCGCCGCGAGCGGCTGCACCTCGTGTCCGGTCTGCTGATCGCGATCCTGGACATCGACGAGGTGATCCAGGTCATCCGCTCGTCCGACACGTCCGAGCAGGCGCGCACGCGCCTGTGCACGGTGTTCGACCTCGACGACGTCCAGGCGGAGTACATCCTCGAGCTGCGCCTGCGCCGCCTCACGAAGTTCTCGCGCATCGAGCTGGAGCAGGAGCGCGACGCTCTGCTGGCCGAGATCGCGGCGCTCGAGGAGCTGCTCGGCTCGGACGTGCTGCTGCGCAAGCAGGTCGCGCTCGAGCTCGACGAGACGGCCGAGAAGCACGCCACCCCTCGCCGCACGCTGCTCATGAACGGCAAGCCCGCAGCTCCCCGCCCGCGCAAGGGCGAGCCGGATCTGCAGATCGCCGACGGGCCGACGACGATCGCGCTGTCGACGACCGGACGTGCGGTGCGTGTCGAGGTCCCCGAGGGCCAGCTGCTGCAGGCACCCGCGCGCCGCAGCAAGCACGACGCGATCCTCGCGACCGTCACCGCGACGATCCGCGGCGAGGCCGGCGCGATCACCTCGAAGGGTCGCCTGGTGCGCTTCCACCCGGTCGACCTGCCGTCCGTCCCCGCGAACTCGGTGCAGCTCGGCGTCGGCGTGAAGCTGCACGACTACATCGGTCTCACGGACAGGAACGAGCGGATCGTCGGGCTCGTGCGGCTCGACGACGACACCCCGCTCGCGCTCGGCACGGCGCAGGGAATCGTCAAGCGCATCGTGCCCTCGGCGCTTCCCCCCAAGCCGGAGCTCGAGATCATCGGGCTCAAGGCCGGGGACACGGTCGTCGGCTCCGCGCCGGCGGCGGATGACGCCGAGCTGGTGTTCGTGACGTCCGACGCGCAGCTGCTGCGCTTCGCAGCGTCGGCCGTGCGTCCGCAGGGCGCGCCCGCCGGCGGCATGGCGGGGGTCAAGCTCGGGGCGAAGGCCGAGGCGATCTTCTTCGGCGCCGCGACCGGTGACGAGAACATCGTCGTGACCGTGTCGGGCTCGACCGCGGCGATCCCGGGCACCGACACCGGTCGGGCGAAGATCACCGACTTCTCCGAGTTCCCCGCGAAGGGCCGCGCGACCGGCGGCGTCCGCGCACACGCGTTCCTGAAGGGCGAGGACCGGCTGACGCTCGCCTGGGTGGGCCCGGATCCGGCCCGCGCGGTCGACCCCACGGGCGCGGTGCGCAAGCTCCCCGAGTCCCTCGCCCGCCGCGACGCGTCGGGTCAGCCGCTCGAAGCCGTGATCGGATCCATCGGGCGCACGCTGCGCTGA
- a CDS encoding alkaline phosphatase family protein gives MPPIVPTAPASARSLTGVAPEILRSLSGTSDWLRPAGSAVLFVIDGLGAQQLRTHAGHARRLSSLGGRKDVARTVFPSTTAAALSSILTGSDPGQHGLVGYRVMDPDRGRLANQLNGYERDGLDPATWQRRPTVFERAGAEGRRAFAVGLAEYATTGLTAAILRGAEYVASDDVRMRVRLAYELAAREPGSLVYCYLPEVDKAGHRRGVDSEAWIAALEDIDAAFAAPVPPGVGAVVTADHGMVDVPRHRHVLLGEKDPRLDGVAHLGGEPRLLHVYLEDGVDIREAAAVWESVSGRTADVATRDEAIAGGLFGTVADDIRPRIGDLLVAARGTWAFYDDRLEDKRAQDMVGQHGSVTPEELMVPLLRLGAYAG, from the coding sequence ATGCCCCCCATCGTACCGACGGCGCCCGCTTCGGCCCGGAGCCTCACCGGAGTTGCGCCGGAGATCCTGCGGTCGCTGTCCGGCACGTCCGACTGGCTGCGCCCCGCCGGATCCGCGGTGCTGTTCGTGATCGACGGGCTGGGTGCGCAGCAGCTGCGGACGCACGCGGGGCACGCCCGGCGGCTGTCGTCCCTCGGCGGGCGGAAGGACGTCGCGCGCACGGTGTTCCCGTCGACGACGGCCGCCGCGCTGTCGTCCATCCTGACGGGATCGGATCCGGGGCAGCACGGGCTCGTCGGCTACCGCGTCATGGACCCGGATCGCGGACGGCTCGCGAATCAGCTGAACGGCTACGAGCGGGACGGGCTCGACCCCGCGACGTGGCAGCGGCGCCCGACGGTGTTCGAGCGCGCGGGCGCGGAGGGCCGCCGGGCGTTCGCCGTCGGGCTCGCGGAGTACGCGACGACGGGCCTGACGGCGGCGATCCTGCGGGGCGCCGAGTACGTCGCGTCGGACGACGTCCGGATGCGCGTGCGACTCGCGTACGAACTCGCGGCGCGGGAGCCGGGCTCGCTCGTGTACTGCTACCTCCCGGAGGTCGACAAGGCAGGTCACCGGCGCGGCGTCGACTCGGAGGCGTGGATCGCGGCGCTCGAGGACATCGACGCGGCGTTCGCAGCCCCCGTGCCGCCCGGCGTCGGGGCCGTCGTGACGGCCGATCACGGCATGGTCGACGTGCCGCGCCACCGGCACGTCCTGCTGGGCGAGAAGGACCCGCGGCTGGACGGCGTCGCGCACCTGGGTGGCGAGCCGCGCCTGCTGCACGTGTATCTGGAGGACGGCGTGGACATCCGGGAGGCCGCCGCCGTGTGGGAATCGGTGTCGGGACGGACGGCCGATGTCGCGACGCGCGACGAGGCGATCGCCGGCGGGCTGTTCGGCACGGTCGCCGACGACATCCGGCCGCGGATCGGCGACCTCCTCGTGGCCGCGCGCGGCACGTGGGCGTTCTACGACGACCGGCTCGAGGACAAGCGCGCACAGGACATGGTCGGCCAGCACGGCTCGGTCACGCCCGAGGAGCTTATGGTCCCGCTGCTGCGGCTCGGCGCCTACGCCGGCTGA